The nucleotide sequence CCGGCTTTTCGGTTTTTGCGATTGACCGTCTCGACTGGGTCATTTTTTGAATTACCGCTGCAGAAATTATTCCTGCGGCAGACGACCCTGCAATAGCAACCATTTCCATGCTCAATGACATCCCCCGCCTCTTGTCTGGAGAGCGGGTAAAGTTAAGTCTTTTGGAGCTATTGAATTTCGCCAAAAAAACTAGATTACTTGGCGTTTAATCCAACCGTAAGTACGGATTTTTGCATCGGGGTATCCGCACTTTGCGCAACGCTTTCCCCGCTTGTGATATGAATTGTGACCGCACCTCCTGCATCTGATGTGGGTCTTTTTGCGGGTGAAATTTCCCATCGAGGTAGTGCCTTTTGTCATGGTAGCTCTCCCTCTTTCACTTTGGCGGAGGCGATATTATGACGACGTTATCGCCACGTACAACGATCGTCCCCAAGTCGTTTGACTTGCCCTCTTCCAAAAGCTCAACGGATTCTTCCAAGAGCAAATTCATGTGTTGATCAAAGCCGTGAAGGTTACCCCTGATTACCTTGCCTCCTTTCAATTTGATAAGCACAACTTTGCCAAGGCTCTCATCGAGAACCTTTACTGCCATGTCAACGGACACGCGAATATCTACCTAGTCGTAAAGCAAGATTGGCTCATATATTAAAGTAAGCGTAGCAGGTTTTCACGCGTCGGCTGCAGGCGATTGGCTGCTCTGGCCGAAGGTTTGTCCTGCATTAAAGCATGCATTTCTTCTGGCTCATAACTGGGAAATCGCCAACGAGAGACCCTCGACAATTTCCTGGACCATCCTAGCGCCATGCTCCGCCGTGGCTTTTCGGGGGTCTCCCCACACACCGTTCCCGGTAAGCCGCGGAAAGGACCCCGGCATGTTTGTAATCGTGCCATACGCAGCTTCTGACTTGCCAAGTCTTCTGAGACCCGGCATCGCTTTGTCCATTCGCACGAGCTCTGGCGCAATATGCAGGAGTATCGATGTTTCCACAAAGCCCGCATGATCAAATTCTTGTTTTAGCTGGTGCCAATAGTGAAGCGAATGCACGCTCGATCCGCGTGGAGCTCCGTTCAACGTTGTCTGCGCGAGATACTGCAACGCGCCTACGTTGCCGTGATGACCGTTAACGAAAATTACTTCCTTGATGCCGTTCTCAAACAGAGATTTGCAAATATCCTCAGCAAGTGCGGAAAGGGTCCTGCTATTTAGAGAGATGTTGAACATTGGCGAATGTTCGTATGATATCCCATAAGCGATTACCGGCATCACAAAGCCCCCTGTTTTTGAGGCAACAAGACGCGAGACGTGCTCGGCTATTATCGAGTCCGTGGAGACTGGCAGGTGCGGGCCATGCTGCTCAAGAGACCCGACTGGCACTATTGCCCTGCGCGTTTTCGCGGACGCCGCCTTGAATTCGAGATTGCTCATGCCATAGACTGGGATGGACAATGCCGCCAATTAGCGCGAGGGGCTATGTTAAGAACTTATCCAACGGCTGTCTTGCCGCGCGCTCTTGCCAAAATTGTAATATGATCTATTTTAGTGGCGGCGCATCGACCAAACCACCTTATACAATCAGGCGCGGATGTGAACCTTTCCCCAGTACACTTCAAGCCTGTTTTCAAGGTACAACTTCACGGCCTCAAGAAGCGTATTTGCCTCTAACTCCTGCCCCTTGCGCTTAATCGTTTCAAGCGTGTCTCGGGACTGGGTCTTGAATGATTCCTGCGCGATAATCGGACCCTGATCGAGGTCCTCGGTTACAAAGTGAGCCGTACATCCGATAATCCTTGCTCCGCGCTCGTACGCTTGGACATAAGCATACGCACCGGGAAAAGCCGGCAGGAGGGAAGGGTGGATATTGATAATGCGGTTCGGATAGCGCCAAACAAAATTCGGGGTAAGTATGCGCATGTATCTTGCCAGCACTATAAGGTCAACGTTGTATTGCTCAATAAGCCGCAGGATCTTGTTCTCTGCCTCTATCTGGTCCGAGTGAATAACCGAGTGGAACGGGATGCCTTCCTCATCCGCCATTGCCTTCAGGCTGTTCTCACTCCCAATGATTACCGGAATGTTTGCCTTGATGGTTCTTTCTTTTCGGGCCTGCAGGATCTTTTCAAGGCAGTGAGGTTCTCTGCTCACCAATATCGCGACATTTCTCAAGCGGTCAGGCTCCTCGTAGTGAACCTTGATTTCCATCTCTAGCTTCTCGGCAAGCTCGGCAAGACCCTTGTCAAGGTTTTTTCGCTGAATTTTTGCGAAAGAGGCCTCGAGCTGCATTCCAAAGAGGCCCCTTACGACGTTTTGGTTTATCTTTTCAATGTTGCCGCCGTTTCTGAATATGAAATTCGTAATATCTGCCACGACGCCCTGCCTATCATTGCCAACGACAGTGATTTCCGCAAGCGTCTTTTCAGCGGGCAGAGCATCGCTCATCTGACTCTCAATCCATGGCTGTCGGCAAATAAACCTTAACCATGATTTCACTATCAGAAAAGCCGGCGGTAGCCGCAGCTAGCCGGAGCCTTTGATCCGCTTCATTACCACTTCAAAGTTGTTGAGAGGTACAATCTTCACGGTGTTGTACGCAGAAATTCCCGCTTCAATGCACAGCGATTCAATGTCGTGTGCGCTTTCAGCCTCCATGATTATCACCCATTCGTGCTCGAGCACCGACATGTAGAACCCGATGATTCTCTTGACATTAAATTTGGAGATTATGGTCTTGAACTTGTCGTCGATTTCGATAAACTTCTGTCTGCTCTGAGGGTTATTCAACGGACAGCCTTCTGGGCTATGAACTGCAAAGATTCCGAAAAGTTGGGCCATGGTAATGCGATCAATTCCCGGGTTAAATATTCATTTTCAGACGGAAACTGCATTGTAATCACGAACAATTAACTTTCTCGTACAATCAGTTGTTAAACCAAAAGAACCATGGAATCTTGTACCTTCATATATTTATAGAAGATAATATTGCATGATTCCTGCGGTCAATAGCTTTGGTGCTCGCCGGCGAGAAAATCAGCGTAATCATGTCGCACGATGTCGACTGGCCCTTAAGAGGGCCGTCAAGGCAGCACATTCTTCAGAGGAAGGATCGCTACGATGACGCCGTAATCAAGCGGGTGATAGAGGATAACAATTACAACCCTTATTTCGGAGTGCGTGATATCATGGAGATTGAGGACAAATACGGGATTAGATCCACCTTCTTCTTTAGACCGCTGTACGACGACGGGTCAAGCGTCGAGGAATATCGAGAGACCATCGAGAAGCTTTTGAGCGCGGGCTGGGAGGTTGGTGTGCACATCAATGAAGCTGACCTTCTGAGCTCCATTGAGAGGGAAAAGAGGGCGCTCGAGAAGGTCGCGAACCGCAGCATGCTAGGCTCTAGAGTGCATTACCTCAAGATCCGGCAGGACGATCTTTTCCTGCTCGAAAAAGCAGGAATAAAATATGATTCTTCAGTCTGCTTTTCAAAGGACAAGATCGACCGCCGCAACACCGGTTTCTTTGCCGTCGGAAACTTGATTGTGTTTCCGATAACGATCATGGACACCTACCTTTTCACCTACATGCACGTTCCCGAGGAACACGTTGTCGACAAGGTCAAGGATGCCATCGAGCTCGCCGGGCACGGTGGGATCGCAACCCTGCTCTGGCATGACAACTCGGTCAACATGAAGGGAGGCAGAATGTTCAAGAGCGTTGTCGATTACCTAGCGGGGAGAGATGATGTCGAAGTACTGCGAGGGATAGACGCATATGAGATGGTAAGCAACGGCCAGAGGCTGCGCGCAGACACACCGGGAAGGTAGATTATCACTGGCTTCATTTCAGCCGAAAGGAAGATCGGGGTTTTAGATGAAGAACAAGAAAGGCTGGAAGGTCGGCAAGGGTGCCCGGATTGTCCGGTCCAAGATCCAGGCGAGGCAGGTTGAAATCGGCGAGGGCTCCACTCTGGCTGGGGTTCACATCACTGCGCCAAGTCTTTCAGTTGGAAAGGATTCCCGCTTGGAGGAATGCAAGTTATTCTCGACCGACGGGCCAATCAGAATTGGCGACGGAGTGAACATCAAAGAGCGCTCTGTCCTCAACGCGTTCCGCGGCATATCGATTGGGGACCGGACGATCATCGACAGGGACGTGTTCGTAGGCGGCATG is from Nitrososphaera sp. and encodes:
- a CDS encoding 50S ribosomal protein L37e, with the protein product MTKGTTSMGNFTRKKTHIRCRRCGHNSYHKRGKRCAKCGYPDAKIRTYGWIKRQVI
- a CDS encoding LSM domain-containing protein, which gives rise to MSVDMAVKVLDESLGKVVLIKLKGGKVIRGNLHGFDQHMNLLLEESVELLEEGKSNDLGTIVVRGDNVVIISPPPK
- a CDS encoding creatininase family protein, which produces MSNLEFKAASAKTRRAIVPVGSLEQHGPHLPVSTDSIIAEHVSRLVASKTGGFVMPVIAYGISYEHSPMFNISLNSRTLSALAEDICKSLFENGIKEVIFVNGHHGNVGALQYLAQTTLNGAPRGSSVHSLHYWHQLKQEFDHAGFVETSILLHIAPELVRMDKAMPGLRRLGKSEAAYGTITNMPGSFPRLTGNGVWGDPRKATAEHGARMVQEIVEGLSLAISQL
- a CDS encoding formyltetrahydrofolate deformylase encodes the protein MSDALPAEKTLAEITVVGNDRQGVVADITNFIFRNGGNIEKINQNVVRGLFGMQLEASFAKIQRKNLDKGLAELAEKLEMEIKVHYEEPDRLRNVAILVSREPHCLEKILQARKERTIKANIPVIIGSENSLKAMADEEGIPFHSVIHSDQIEAENKILRLIEQYNVDLIVLARYMRILTPNFVWRYPNRIINIHPSLLPAFPGAYAYVQAYERGARIIGCTAHFVTEDLDQGPIIAQESFKTQSRDTLETIKRKGQELEANTLLEAVKLYLENRLEVYWGKVHIRA